The following nucleotide sequence is from Candidatus Zixiibacteriota bacterium.
CAGTCTGATTTTAGTTTACCCGCGACGCTATCGGTCCGTGGCGTCCAGGAGCGACGCATGAGTGCGGCTGCCGCGAAGAACAGGTCGCCGCGATACAGGCGCATCCTCCTGAAAATGTCCGGCGAGATCCTCGCCGGGCAATCGGGATGGGGGATCGATCTTGACGTTCTGACGGCCCTGGCGGCGCAGGTTAAGGATGTCGTCACCGGCGGCACACAGACCGCTTTGGTCATCGGCGGCGGTAACATTTTCCGCGGTGCCGTGGCATCGGCCGAAGCGGGAATACAACGCGCCACGGCCGATCAGATGGGAATGCTCGGCACCGTGATCAATGCGCTGGCGATGCAGGATGCACTGGAGCAGATCGAGATACCAACCCGTGTCATGACAGCCGTTGAGATGGAATCGATGGCCGAGCCCTACATCCGCCGCCGCGCCGTGCGCCATCTCGAAAAGGGGCGCGTGGTGATCATGGCGGCCGGGACCGGACATCCGTATTTCACCACCGATACGGCGGCGGCCTTGCGGGCACTCGAAATCGGCGCGGACGTACTCCTGAAAGGGACGAAGGTCGACGGCGTCTATTCCTCCGATCCCAAGCGCGATTCCTCGGCGCGTCGATTCGACGCCCTCACCTTCACCGATGCACTCCGCGATGAACTGCATGTCATGGATGCCACCGCGCTGGCCATGTGCCGCGACAATGACATGCCCGTCATCGTATTCAATCTCCTCGACGCGGACAATCTCGCGCGTGTCGTGGCCGGTGAGGCGGTCGGCACCATTGTTACTGCTTCGTAGTACACACTGCATACCGCCGGCATCCCATGGAAAGGCCGGTTTTGGCTTGATCGTCCCGCGGGCGTCGGCATAACTTCGTTGCGTGTAAGACCTCAGGAGGGATTGATCGTAGCAGGAGGGTACAGTGCCGGGAGAAACCATCAAAGAGGACGCGCGAGACCGCATGCAGAAGGCGGTCGCCGCCACACAACGGGAACTGGCGTCAGTGCGCACCGGCAAAGCCAGCGCTGCACTCCTGGAGCCGGTTCGGGTGAGTTATTATGGCAGCGAAGTGCCGCTCAGTCAGGCTGCTTCGATTTCAGTCCCCGAGGCGCGTATGATTGTGGTACAGCCGTGGGAGAAGCAAATGACCGGAGAAATCTCCAAGGCGATCCTCAAGGCCGAGTTGGGGCTGAATCCCATCGTTGATGGCAACCTCATCCGCGTCCCAATTCCGGCACTGAACGAAGAACGACGCCGCGACATGGTGAAACTGGTTAAACGCCACGCCGAAGAAGGCAAGGTTGCCGTCCGCAACATCCGCCGTGATGCCAACGACCACCTCAAGAAGGCCGAGAAAGACAAGACGATATCCGAGGATGTGCATCACCGTCTCTCCGATGAAATCCAGAAGCTGACCGACGAATTCATCGCCCAGATCGACAAAATGGTCACCGCCAAGGAGGCGGAGGTCATGGAGGTCTGAGGGGAATGCCGGTCGACAGCGCCATCGCGTTGCCTCAGCGGACTATCGCGCCCGCCGTGGACCGCTTGTCACGCGTTCTGACCGCGCCGTCGCGCCCCGCACACGTGGCGATCATCATGGATGGCAACGGCCGTTGGGCGGCCAAACGCGGCCTGCCGCGCTCGGCAGGGCACCGGGCGGGTGTTCGCGCGGTCAAACGCATCGTCAAAGCCGCCGCCGAGGCCGAGATCGGGTACCTGACGCTGTACGCGTTTTCCATCGAGAACTGGGAACGGCCCAAAAGTGAGATTTCAGCGCTCATGCGTCTGCTGTATGAGACGACCAAGCGCGAACTGCGCGAAATGGCCGAGAACAATGTCCGCATCATGACCACCGGCAACACCAACGCGCTGCCACGCAGCCAGCGCGACGCGATCCTCGAAGCGATCGAGCGCACGCGCGACAACACCGGGATGGTGCTCAATCTCGCGCTCAACTACGGCGGGAGAGCGGAGATCATCGCCGCCGTGCGCGCCATCGCCGCGGAAGTGGCCGGCGGCTCGCTGGCCGTCGACGACATCAACGAGCGTGTCTTCGTCCGCCATCTCCAGACCAATGGCTTGCCCGATCCCGACCTGTTGATCCGAACGTCGGGTGAACAACGGCTCTCCAACTTCCTGCTGTGGCAAACGTCATACACTGAGCTCTACATTACGGACACGCTGTGGCCGGACTTCTCCGCCGATGACTTCTACGACGCACTGATCGAGTATCAGTCGCGCGAGCGGCGCTTTGGTCGTGTAGGCCCGTCCGAAAAGTAATTCTTTCGCCTTTACTCATTGAGTCGGTTTCCTAATCCGGACATGTCGTGTCACCCGCTCTCCGGTGACGACCCCGCTCGCCGCGTGGGAACACGTGGCAGGCACATACGAGTGCGTCGCAACTGGGTTCTGAGACCGTTTTTAGCCGGATTTGCATTGCCAGCGGCAACAGGCGCCGCGAGATTGCCGTTGTCGTCTTCTCAGCTCATGCTGCGAGATGAAGCGTGCGCACACTGATCACTCGCATCGCCGTCGCCGTCGTCGCCATCCCGCTGTTGCTGTGGGTGTTCCAGCAGGGGGGATGGTGGCTGCAGGGACTGATCGTTGTCCTGATCGTGATCGGTACCGGCGAAGCCGAACGGCTGCTGCGCATTGCCGGGAAGCCGGCGGAATTCGGGACCCCTGCCGTCCTCGCGGTCCTCGTGGCATTCGCCGTCAGTCCGATGACTCGGTTCTATCTGCATCTGGTGGCCCCCGTTGTTGTCCTGATTGCGGGGTTGCTGGCGCTCGGTCAGCGGCGCTCCGAACGCGCATGGGACAGCGCCGTCGGGACGATCACCATAGCGTTCTGGCTCGGGCTGGGATTCGGCGCACTGGCGGCGCTGCGCGGACAGCGCGCCGACATCGGGTTTGCGCTGCTGTTATTCCTGTTCGCCAATCTGTGGATCGGAGACACGGCGGCGTATTTGTTTGGTAAGCTGCTCGGCAAACGTCGTCTCGCGGAGTCAATTTCGCCCAACAAGACCATCGCGGGCGCCGTCGCCCAGGTCTTGTCGTCGGCGGTTATCGGCTTGGTGTTCTTCCTGTTTCATTGGCTGCCGGGCGGCTGGATGTTCTGTGTCTCAGCGGCATTGACCATTGCCATCGTCGGACAGGCGGGAGATTTGTTCGAATCGTGCCTCAAACGCATGGCCGGCGTCAAAGACTCCTCCGCCGTGATCCCCGGACATGGCGGCGTCCTCGACCGCTTTGATTCGACGCTGTTTGCTGCGCCGTCGCTTTGGGTCCTTGTCCGTCTTTGGGGTCTGTGATTCAGACTGCTGATCGATCGCCCCCATGACGACTCCGGATTCGATCTCCGCAAAGACCCGGATGCCGGTAGTATCGATCTGCGGCCGGCACACTCCGCTGGACTATCTGTTTTTTACACGTCCTGTCCTGATGCCGCCGGTGTGGACGATTGCACTGCTGGGCACTGCCGTTTCGGCACATCCCGGCACGACGGCGACACGCTGGCTGCTCTTCATGCTGCAGTTGTACTGCATGGCGGGCGGGACTTACACGCTCAACCAAATCGCCGATGTCGAATCGGACCGGCGCAACCGCAAGCTGTTCTTTCTCGCCGAAGGTTTGATCGCGATGCGATCAGCGGTTGTGTTCACTGTCGCGTTACACAGTGCCGCGATCGTGCTGGGCGCCTGTCTGGGACTGGAGTACCTGCTTTTAACGATCATTCTGCTCGCATTGGGTGTCGCCTACTCGGCGATCGGTCCCGATTCGCTGAAGAACCGTCCGATCCTCGGACTGCTGGCCAACGCCATCGGACACGGGATGCTCATGTTTATGCTCGGCTCTGCGCTGAACAAGTCGCTCACACGGGATTCAGCCCTCGCTGCCATTCCTTACGCGCTGGCGGTCGCGGCAGTGTATCTCGCGACGACCGTTCCCGACGGCGACGGAGATGCCGCCTCGGGCAAACGGACGCTGGCCGTCTGGCTCGGGGACAGGATCGCCATGATCGGCGCTTCACTGTGTGCGTCCGCGACCGTCGTCCTGACCTTGCTCCGAACGGATGACCATCTTCTGATTCCGTCCATCGTCGTTTTGCCTTTGTTTGCTGCGGCCATCTGGCGTCCCGCCACCTTCTCCGCGCGTGCGGCCGTGGCGTCGGTCGTGCTCCTCTCGATCGCGGCATCTCTCGCGTACCCATGGTATGCCCCTGTCGTCGTCGCCGTCATAATCGGGACACGCGCATTTTTTATGTGGCGCTTCCGGATGACCTATCCGACTTTCCTTCCGGGGAGGTAGAAGGGGGGCAGGGTCATGTCAGTTTCAGTTCACACACGGGCACATTACATGCTGTTCGGTCTGGCGATGGTAGTGCTCGTTTCCGCGTGCACGCCGTACCCGATGTACAACAACAGCGGCGAGGCGCCCGATCGTCACGCCACGCAGGGCGATACCGACCAGTCCGACGAGCCGAATGCCGAAGCCGGCGGCGTATATGCCGCTGCCGCCGACGAACGCAACCGTTCCGACGAGGTCATGCCATCGGCGATCGAGCCGCGCGTCTTTGAACGGGTCGTCGACTCATACATCGGCATTCCCTACGCAGCGGGCGGTGACGGCAAAAGCGGGATCGATTGCTCAAACCTGGTCTCGGCCGTTTACCGTGATTATGCCGGCAAACGGCTGCCGACATCGACGCGATCACAGTATCGATTGCCGCTCCAGATTGCGCAGGACGATCTGCAGGTCGGGGATCTGGTCTTCTTCAGTCTCCAGGGTGGACATTTGCCCGACCATGTCGGTCTGTACCTGGGCGATGGGCGCTTTGCCCACGCGTCGGAGAGCCGCGGCGTCATCTATTCGTCGGTCGGCATTCCGTATTTTCGCGATGCGTACCGAGGGGCACGCCGCGTCATGTAATCGGCATTCGCAGTGCTCGATGTTCGTTCCGGCCGGGATGGGGGGGGTGTCTCGGCCGGACTTTCATTTGGGGGCTTCGTTGCGTACTCCCATGCGAGAGGACACATGCCGCCGCACCTGAGTCTCGATGAAAAGCTCAAGGTCCTGCCGGATCGCCCCGGCGTCTACCTGTTCAAAAATGCCAGGGGCGAATACATCTACATCGGCAAGGCGGCATCGCTGCGCAGCCGCGTGCGCTCGTACTTCCGCGGAGTCCCCGATCATCCCCGCACGGCGCGCCTGTTGGACAAGTTGGCCGATTTCGAGATCCTCTCGACCGATTCGGAAATCGAAGCACTCATCCTCGAAGCCAACCTCATCAAGGAACACAAACCCCGCTACAACGTCGCCCTCAAAGACGACAAGCGCTACCCGTACATCAAAGTCACGACCAACGAGCCGTATCCGCGCATGCTGGTCGTGCGCCGCATGCGCAAAGACGGCGCGCGATACTTCGGACCGTACACGCAGGTCCGCAGCATGCGGGAAACGATCAAGACGCTGGGACGCGTCTTCCAGATTCGCACCTGCAACCTCGTGATTCCGTCACCGACGGGACGCCGGTATCGCGTATGTCTGGATTATTACATCAAGCGCTGTCCCGGGCCGTGCGAGGACTTGATCGCTCAGGCGGAGTATCGCCGGTTGATCGATGCCGCCTGCCTCTTTTTGGAGGGAAAGAGCGAACAATTGCTGCGCGAGCTGTCGCAGCGCATGGAGGAGGCCTCCGAACGAATGCATTTTGAAGAGGCGGCAGCGTGGCGCGACAAGCTGCGCGCGGTCGAATCGGTGCGACAGAAACAGAAGGTCACCGACGGTCCGAATGTCGATCGCGATGTCATCGGCATCGCCCGCGCCGATCAGATCGTCGCAGCGGTCGTCCTGCAGGTACGCGACGGCGCCCTGATCGGCCGCCAGAGCTTTCAATTGCGCGCCGAAACCGACGACACCGATGCCGTCGTGCTCACGGAGTTCATCAAACAGTACTACTTAAACTCGCCCGCGATTCCCGATGCGGTCGATCTGCCCTTCGATTGCGCCGAGCCCGGCCTCATCGCCGAGTGGCTGACACGCGAGCACGGACGCACCGTGACGTTGACGCTCCCCAAACGCGGCGAGCGGGCCGCGCTGCTGGAGATGACCCAGACCAACGCCCGACTTTCCCTTAACGAGTTTCTCTCGCAGCGTGAGAAGACGGCGGTACGCATCCCGGATGCCGTCTACCAATTGCAGCGCGATCTGCGACTGGCCACGCCGCCGCGCCACATTGCCGCATTCGATGTCTCCAACCTCGGCGCCACCGATCCGGTCGGCTCGATGGTGTACTTCCGCGACGCCAAACCCCTGAAGCGCAACTACCGCAAGTTCAAAATCCGCAGCGTCATCGGCCAAAACGACTTTGCCATGATGGGCGAGATCGTCGCGCGCTATTTCGAACAGGTGGTCGAATCGGGACAGGAGTTTCCCGATCTCGTGCTCATCGATGGCGGCGCCGGGCAACTCAAGTCGGCGCTGATGGCGCTGGATGCGCTCAACATTGCCGATGTCCCGGCGATTGGACTGGCGAAGCGCTTGGAACAAGTCATTTTGCCCGAATCGATGGATACCGACGGACGCACGCTGACCATCCCGCGCGCGTCGCCCTCGCTGAGGTTGTTGCAGCATGCGCGCGACGAAGCGCACCGTTTCGCGCTGACATTTCAGAAGAACCGACGCAAGAAGCGCGTCCTGCGCTCCGAGCTGGATGCGATTCCCGGGGTCGGTCCCGCGCGGCGTGGACAACTATTGAGCCGCTTGGGCTCCGTCGAGGCGGTGCGTGCCGCCACGGAACCGGATCTGATCGAAAGGGGCGGACTGGATCGCCGGACCGCGCGCGCCGTCTGGGGGTTTTTCCATCAGGATTCGGCTGCCGCAGCCGTGCCGGCATCTCCCGAAACCGATTGATTTTATCGCCACCCGACTCCTATTTCTCCAGACACCCGTCTCCTCTCTCATCACTGTACTCATGAGGCCGTTATCGCCGCGATTCTATGCCAGGCCGACGCTCGATGTCGCGCCCGACCTGCTCGGACGGATGCTCCTGGTCAACAACCGTGGCCGTCTGTGCGGCGGACGCATCGTCGAAACCGAGGCCTACATCGGCGAGAACGATCCCGCCTGCCACGCGCGCCACGGGCTGACTAAACGCACCCGCGTGATGTATGGTCCGCCGGGTCACGCCTATGTGTACTTCACATACGGTAATCACTGGATGCTCAACTTCGTGACCGAACGAGAAGGATTTCCCGCCGCCGTCCTGATCCGCGCGATCGAACCGCTGTTTGAAACAGCGCAGATGCAACGGCGTCGCAATGTGAGCCGCCAACGCGATCTCACCAACGGTCCCGGCAAACTGACACAGGCATTGGCGATCACCGGCGACGACAATGGGACCGCATTGCAGGGTCCGCGCATCACGGTCGGCGGCCATGCCGATGGCTCATTCACAATCGCCACGTCGGGACGCGTCGGTGTTGGCGACGGTGAGGGCAGCATGTATCCATGGCGGTTCGTAATCGACGGCAACCCGTGGGTATCCGCCTACCGGCTCGGCCGAAGGTCCCCTCTTGGGGGCCGAAGGTCCCCTCTTGGGGGCCGAGGGTCCTCTTTTGGGGACGGCAAGACGAAAAACCGCATTGCCCGAGTGTGACCGGGACTATGACCAAACACCGTGGCGACAACGATCTCCCGCTCCCAGTGGCCATCGGCCCCGAGTGCAGCCGAGGGAGAGAGGGTCGGAGTGAGGGAAACCGAAGCGGGATTCGATAGGGACAGACCGATTCCATGACCATCCACAGCACCGACATTCCGATTTCGACATTCGAAAGCGCGATGGAGCAGTTCGACGAAGCCGCCGCGCTGCTGAATCTTGATCCCGGCCTGCTGGAAGTCATCAAACGTCCGCGCCGCTCGATCATCCTCGAGCTGCCGGTCACGCTCGACAACGGCACATTGCGCCTCTTCAAGGGATTTCGTGTCCAGCATTCGATCATTCGCGGCCCCGGCAAAGGCGGGATCCGCTACCACCCCTCGGTCACGCTCGACGAAATCCAGGCGCTGGCGGCCTGGATGACCTTCAAATGCGCGACCGTAGGCATTCCCTTCGGGGGCGCCAAGGGCGGCGTCATCTGCGATCCGAAGACCATGTCCAAGGGCGAACTGGAACGCCTGACCCGACGGTACACGGCCGAATTGATGGATGTCATCGGGCCGGAGCGCGATATCCCCGCGCCCGATGTCAACACCGACGAGCAGGTGATGGCATGGGTGATGGACACCTACAGCATGCACGAGCGCCGCACCGAAACCGGCATTGTCACCGGCAAGCCGGTGTTCATGGGCGGCTCGCTCGGACGGCGCGAGGCCACCGGACGCGGTGTCGAGTTGTGCGTGCTGGCCATGGCCGCGCATCTGGGGCTGCCGATCGATGGTCTCCGTGTCGCGGTGCAGGGATTCGGCAATGTCGGCTCGGTCGCCGCGTCACTGCTGGCCGCCGACGGGTGCCGCATCGTCGCCGTTGAAGATGTCAACGGGGCCATCGCCGACCCCAAGGGCCTGAACATGGAAGGGCTGCTTGGGCACTCTCGCCAGACCGGTTCGGTCGCCGGCTACTCCGGCGGCGAAGCGCTCAAGCGCGGCGAAGTCCTGACCTGCGACTGCGACGTGTTGATCCCCGCCGCACTCGAAAACGTCATCACCCGCAGCAACGCGCCGAAGATTCAGGCCAAGTTCATCGCCGAGGGCGCCAACGGCCCCACCACGCCCGCCGCCGACAAGATTCTCGCCGAACGCGGCATC
It contains:
- a CDS encoding UbiA family prenyltransferase — its product is MTTPDSISAKTRMPVVSICGRHTPLDYLFFTRPVLMPPVWTIALLGTAVSAHPGTTATRWLLFMLQLYCMAGGTYTLNQIADVESDRRNRKLFFLAEGLIAMRSAVVFTVALHSAAIVLGACLGLEYLLLTIILLALGVAYSAIGPDSLKNRPILGLLANAIGHGMLMFMLGSALNKSLTRDSALAAIPYALAVAAVYLATTVPDGDGDAASGKRTLAVWLGDRIAMIGASLCASATVVLTLLRTDDHLLIPSIVVLPLFAAAIWRPATFSARAAVASVVLLSIAASLAYPWYAPVVVAVIIGTRAFFMWRFRMTYPTFLPGR
- the frr gene encoding ribosome recycling factor, which encodes MQKAVAATQRELASVRTGKASAALLEPVRVSYYGSEVPLSQAASISVPEARMIVVQPWEKQMTGEISKAILKAELGLNPIVDGNLIRVPIPALNEERRRDMVKLVKRHAEEGKVAVRNIRRDANDHLKKAEKDKTISEDVHHRLSDEIQKLTDEFIAQIDKMVTAKEAEVMEV
- a CDS encoding isoprenyl transferase, whose translation is MPVDSAIALPQRTIAPAVDRLSRVLTAPSRPAHVAIIMDGNGRWAAKRGLPRSAGHRAGVRAVKRIVKAAAEAEIGYLTLYAFSIENWERPKSEISALMRLLYETTKRELREMAENNVRIMTTGNTNALPRSQRDAILEAIERTRDNTGMVLNLALNYGGRAEIIAAVRAIAAEVAGGSLAVDDINERVFVRHLQTNGLPDPDLLIRTSGEQRLSNFLLWQTSYTELYITDTLWPDFSADDFYDALIEYQSRERRFGRVGPSEK
- a CDS encoding DNA-3-methyladenine glycosylase; amino-acid sequence: MRPLSPRFYARPTLDVAPDLLGRMLLVNNRGRLCGGRIVETEAYIGENDPACHARHGLTKRTRVMYGPPGHAYVYFTYGNHWMLNFVTEREGFPAAVLIRAIEPLFETAQMQRRRNVSRQRDLTNGPGKLTQALAITGDDNGTALQGPRITVGGHADGSFTIATSGRVGVGDGEGSMYPWRFVIDGNPWVSAYRLGRRSPLGGRRSPLGGRGSSFGDGKTKNRIARV
- a CDS encoding phosphatidate cytidylyltransferase; its protein translation is MRTLITRIAVAVVAIPLLLWVFQQGGWWLQGLIVVLIVIGTGEAERLLRIAGKPAEFGTPAVLAVLVAFAVSPMTRFYLHLVAPVVVLIAGLLALGQRRSERAWDSAVGTITIAFWLGLGFGALAALRGQRADIGFALLLFLFANLWIGDTAAYLFGKLLGKRRLAESISPNKTIAGAVAQVLSSAVIGLVFFLFHWLPGGWMFCVSAALTIAIVGQAGDLFESCLKRMAGVKDSSAVIPGHGGVLDRFDSTLFAAPSLWVLVRLWGL
- a CDS encoding Glu/Leu/Phe/Val dehydrogenase; translation: MTIHSTDIPISTFESAMEQFDEAAALLNLDPGLLEVIKRPRRSIILELPVTLDNGTLRLFKGFRVQHSIIRGPGKGGIRYHPSVTLDEIQALAAWMTFKCATVGIPFGGAKGGVICDPKTMSKGELERLTRRYTAELMDVIGPERDIPAPDVNTDEQVMAWVMDTYSMHERRTETGIVTGKPVFMGGSLGRREATGRGVELCVLAMAAHLGLPIDGLRVAVQGFGNVGSVAASLLAADGCRIVAVEDVNGAIADPKGLNMEGLLGHSRQTGSVAGYSGGEALKRGEVLTCDCDVLIPAALENVITRSNAPKIQAKFIAEGANGPTTPAADKILAERGIPIIPDILCNAGGVTVSYFEWVQDRIGYFWDEDEVNRRLALIMNRSFADVLNTSLEYKTTLRVAAFMLAIRRVSETILARGLYA
- a CDS encoding NlpC/P60 family protein, translated to MSVSVHTRAHYMLFGLAMVVLVSACTPYPMYNNSGEAPDRHATQGDTDQSDEPNAEAGGVYAAAADERNRSDEVMPSAIEPRVFERVVDSYIGIPYAAGGDGKSGIDCSNLVSAVYRDYAGKRLPTSTRSQYRLPLQIAQDDLQVGDLVFFSLQGGHLPDHVGLYLGDGRFAHASESRGVIYSSVGIPYFRDAYRGARRVM
- the pyrH gene encoding UMP kinase → MSAAAAKNRSPRYRRILLKMSGEILAGQSGWGIDLDVLTALAAQVKDVVTGGTQTALVIGGGNIFRGAVASAEAGIQRATADQMGMLGTVINALAMQDALEQIEIPTRVMTAVEMESMAEPYIRRRAVRHLEKGRVVIMAAGTGHPYFTTDTAAALRALEIGADVLLKGTKVDGVYSSDPKRDSSARRFDALTFTDALRDELHVMDATALAMCRDNDMPVIVFNLLDADNLARVVAGEAVGTIVTAS
- the uvrC gene encoding excinuclease ABC subunit UvrC — its product is MPPHLSLDEKLKVLPDRPGVYLFKNARGEYIYIGKAASLRSRVRSYFRGVPDHPRTARLLDKLADFEILSTDSEIEALILEANLIKEHKPRYNVALKDDKRYPYIKVTTNEPYPRMLVVRRMRKDGARYFGPYTQVRSMRETIKTLGRVFQIRTCNLVIPSPTGRRYRVCLDYYIKRCPGPCEDLIAQAEYRRLIDAACLFLEGKSEQLLRELSQRMEEASERMHFEEAAAWRDKLRAVESVRQKQKVTDGPNVDRDVIGIARADQIVAAVVLQVRDGALIGRQSFQLRAETDDTDAVVLTEFIKQYYLNSPAIPDAVDLPFDCAEPGLIAEWLTREHGRTVTLTLPKRGERAALLEMTQTNARLSLNEFLSQREKTAVRIPDAVYQLQRDLRLATPPRHIAAFDVSNLGATDPVGSMVYFRDAKPLKRNYRKFKIRSVIGQNDFAMMGEIVARYFEQVVESGQEFPDLVLIDGGAGQLKSALMALDALNIADVPAIGLAKRLEQVILPESMDTDGRTLTIPRASPSLRLLQHARDEAHRFALTFQKNRRKKRVLRSELDAIPGVGPARRGQLLSRLGSVEAVRAATEPDLIERGGLDRRTARAVWGFFHQDSAAAAVPASPETD